In a genomic window of Spiroplasma melliferum:
- a CDS encoding Mg(2+) transport ATPase, P-type, which yields MKKKNQQFDEAKIFNDYQSIAQATIPEIVPNLPNQKIGYHNDEVKQYLAQAGQTAIKPQQFNWIKNIFLTIVNPFNLLLIVIFGFQLGTFFVKDFHDTLALASAIIIAIMMTLSATISLVQDYKAFRTTKELQQLVKKTSMVIRAGECQAATVNEAMLPNLVAKAVKVESKTLIPGDLIYLSTGDIVPCDVRIIYTKNLSVNQAVLTGEATPVFKTIVANAAPHQIFDLSNLCFMGSSIVAGSAVAVVLKTSVNTYLGMLNEQLAAVPTENSFNLGIKKITRLIILIILIMVPIVLVLNGIRTGQWLEALILALSVAVGLTPESLPVIVAANLTRGSKNLAKEKVVIKQLDAVQNLGAIDVLCTDKTGTLTEDKIELQSYHNINQVNDPKVLKYGYLNSYFQLGMKNQIDNAIISYPKVNYTKSLRTSYQLLDEIPFDFIRRRVSVLVTPKEHEQQIIVTKGAAEEMLNLCQSYEIEEQVFPLDKTAKLKLIENLLLLNQQGVRLIAVAYKPITKKQITLTDEEDLIFLGFLSFTDVIKKDVEGTLKLLNKYGVTMKILTGDAPQTTMAVCNKINLKVQGVLVGEEIENMTAEELSIAVEKHDIFAKLTPLQKAQIITVLQSNKHKVGYMGDGINDALALRKSDVAISVNNATDIAKEASDIILLEKSLLVLEQGIIEGRSIFANIIKYLKVPIVANFGLMLSLLIASAWLSFAPMASIQILFQNLLFDFSQVAVVFDTVNPEYIQKPRSWDTKGILSFTLWNGPSVTLMSVLNFIVMGIILTSLALIWSVDPNQGNNARLISQFQTTMFTEGALLHMLMIFFMRTNKLAFWKDQPPLRLVFPILLILIIVFALPYIPNIGPWLQLSPPPPIWYAFLAGGVLIFGLMSVGLKAGYQKIYHSWL from the coding sequence ATGAAAAAAAAGAACCAACAATTTGATGAAGCTAAAATTTTTAATGATTATCAATCAATTGCCCAAGCAACCATTCCTGAAATTGTTCCAAATTTACCTAATCAAAAAATTGGGTATCATAATGATGAAGTTAAGCAATACTTAGCCCAAGCAGGTCAAACTGCAATTAAACCACAACAATTTAATTGAATTAAAAATATTTTTTTAACAATTGTTAATCCCTTTAATTTATTATTAATTGTTATTTTTGGCTTTCAATTAGGAACTTTTTTTGTTAAAGATTTTCATGATACGTTAGCTTTAGCCAGCGCAATTATTATTGCGATTATGATGACCTTAAGTGCAACAATTTCATTAGTGCAAGATTATAAAGCATTTCGGACAACAAAAGAATTACAACAATTAGTAAAAAAAACTTCAATGGTAATTCGAGCGGGTGAATGTCAGGCTGCAACAGTTAATGAAGCAATGTTACCAAACTTAGTAGCAAAAGCAGTTAAAGTAGAATCAAAAACATTAATCCCTGGTGATCTAATTTATCTTTCAACGGGTGATATTGTACCTTGTGATGTACGAATTATTTATACTAAAAATTTGTCAGTTAACCAAGCTGTTTTAACTGGAGAGGCAACACCTGTTTTTAAAACAATTGTAGCGAATGCTGCACCACACCAAATTTTTGATTTATCAAATCTTTGTTTTATGGGAAGTAGTATTGTTGCTGGAAGTGCTGTTGCAGTTGTTTTAAAAACAAGCGTTAATACTTATTTAGGGATGCTGAATGAACAATTAGCAGCAGTACCAACGGAAAATAGTTTTAATTTAGGAATTAAAAAAATTACCCGATTAATTATTCTAATTATTTTAATTATGGTACCAATTGTGCTAGTGTTGAATGGAATTCGCACAGGACAGTGATTAGAAGCTTTAATTTTAGCGTTGTCCGTAGCAGTTGGTTTAACCCCTGAATCGTTACCAGTAATTGTCGCTGCTAATTTGACTAGGGGAAGTAAAAATTTAGCAAAAGAAAAAGTTGTAATTAAACAACTTGATGCAGTTCAAAATTTAGGAGCAATTGATGTTTTATGTACAGATAAAACAGGAACATTAACTGAGGATAAAATTGAGTTGCAAAGTTATCATAACATTAATCAAGTTAACGATCCAAAAGTTTTAAAATATGGTTATTTAAATAGTTATTTTCAGTTAGGGATGAAAAATCAAATTGATAATGCAATTATTAGTTATCCAAAAGTTAATTATACAAAAAGTTTAAGAACAAGTTATCAATTATTAGATGAAATACCATTTGATTTTATTCGCCGCAGAGTTTCAGTATTAGTAACTCCAAAAGAACATGAGCAACAAATAATTGTCACCAAAGGAGCAGCAGAAGAAATGCTTAATCTTTGTCAGTCCTATGAGATTGAGGAACAAGTTTTTCCACTTGATAAAACAGCAAAATTAAAACTTATTGAAAATTTATTATTATTAAATCAGCAAGGTGTTCGCTTAATTGCGGTGGCTTATAAACCAATAACCAAAAAACAAATAACTTTGACAGATGAGGAAGATTTAATTTTTCTTGGTTTTTTATCATTTACTGATGTTATTAAAAAAGATGTTGAAGGAACATTAAAATTACTAAATAAATATGGTGTAACTATGAAAATTTTAACTGGTGATGCTCCTCAAACAACTATGGCAGTTTGTAATAAAATTAATTTAAAAGTTCAGGGAGTTTTAGTTGGCGAAGAGATTGAAAATATGACAGCAGAGGAATTATCAATTGCGGTTGAAAAGCATGATATTTTTGCAAAATTAACCCCACTACAAAAAGCTCAAATTATTACTGTTTTACAAAGTAATAAGCATAAGGTTGGTTATATGGGGGATGGGATTAATGATGCATTAGCATTACGGAAAAGTGATGTTGCTATTTCAGTGAATAATGCTACTGATATTGCAAAAGAAGCTTCGGATATTATTTTATTAGAAAAATCACTATTAGTATTAGAACAAGGAATTATTGAAGGACGGAGTATTTTCGCCAATATTATTAAATATCTTAAAGTTCCAATTGTTGCTAATTTTGGTTTAATGTTAAGTTTATTAATTGCTTCAGCGTGGTTATCATTTGCCCCAATGGCTTCAATTCAAATTTTATTTCAAAATTTATTATTTGATTTTTCGCAAGTAGCAGTTGTTTTTGATACGGTTAATCCGGAATATATTCAAAAACCACGGAGTTGAGATACAAAAGGAATTTTATCATTTACATTATGAAATGGACCTTCTGTAACTTTAATGAGCGTTTTAAATTTTATTGTTATGGGTATTATCCTAACATCATTAGCATTAATATGAAGTGTTGACCCAAATCAAGGTAATAATGCAAGATTAATTTCACAATTTCAAACAACAATGTTTACAGAAGGTGCGTTATTGCATATGTTAATGATTTTCTTTATGCGAACAAATAAATTAGCATTTTGAAAAGATCAACCACCATTACGGCTAGTATTCCCAATTTTATTAATTTTAATAATTGTTTTTGCTTTACCTTATATTCCAAACATTGGTCCTTGGTTACAATTAAGTCCGCCCCCTCCAATTTGATATGCATTTTTAGCGGGGGGTGTGCTTATTTTTGGATTAATGAGTGTTGGATTAAAAGCTGGCTATCAGAAAATTTATCATAGTTGATTATAA
- a CDS encoding ABC transporter ATP-binding protein translates to MKEKNDGLNLTGNQTKKEQLAVKKPKATPMGFFKLLSIYYKQFWFRWLCLILFIIITCGITVALPKLTNIVMMELTTGMSKRSSINDPAMPWGTLLYWAIGFAGTFIVSGIFLYLQSLVGGSISRKIEIDIRIKVLNKLVDLDMNYYHDKKMGDILTKLISDTQILGDQAFQVPQNFLNAFFTFIGSIGIMFTLDNRVLQYQDGPHGIEPVIDKDGNFVYLDGSATVAELAGIILGVSFGILLLTSFGFTFIRRLMYKQRQVVSDVNGDVNDRINAIRLIKATGTNEYEKERFNKVHKEYYKVSMRAIKVQSIIIAFVITTLTSMNTIALIVGIIFVNNNRLDPTVMLSITMSINSLIFPIIQVVRLLANLAAASTSATRVAEIFNQVPNININPTTPPLKEISGDIIFDKVWFKYDSADEDEPYILENFNFHFQQGKSYAFVGETGVGKSTISKLLLRYYDPTKGNIYVNNDKNLKTINLKSYLDHVGYVEQEPQIIYGTFYDNIRYGTFMATDAECEAAAKKAELYNFIIDLPEGFNTLLGERGFILSGGQKQRLVIARMFLRNPEILILDEATSALDNIVEKEIQAELDKLMKGRTTIIIAHRLSTIKNVDQILVLEKGNGVVQSGTFDELKKVEGRFKRLYEAGLMT, encoded by the coding sequence ATGAAAGAAAAAAATGATGGATTAAATTTAACTGGCAATCAAACAAAAAAAGAACAGCTTGCAGTTAAAAAACCAAAAGCCACACCGATGGGTTTTTTTAAATTATTATCAATTTATTATAAACAATTTTGATTCCGTTGATTATGTTTAATCTTATTTATTATTATTACTTGTGGGATTACAGTTGCCTTACCCAAATTAACAAATATTGTTATGATGGAATTGACAACAGGAATGTCAAAACGTTCAAGTATTAATGACCCTGCGATGCCATGAGGAACATTACTATATTGAGCAATTGGGTTTGCCGGAACTTTTATTGTTTCGGGAATATTTTTATATTTACAAAGTTTAGTTGGTGGTTCAATTTCACGAAAAATTGAAATTGATATTCGAATTAAAGTCTTAAATAAATTAGTTGATTTAGATATGAATTATTATCATGATAAAAAAATGGGTGATATTTTAACTAAACTAATTTCTGATACCCAAATTTTAGGTGACCAAGCATTTCAAGTCCCCCAAAATTTTTTAAATGCTTTCTTTACCTTCATTGGAAGTATAGGTATTATGTTTACTTTAGATAACCGTGTTTTACAATACCAAGATGGACCACACGGAATTGAACCAGTTATTGATAAAGATGGTAATTTTGTTTATCTTGATGGAAGTGCAACTGTTGCGGAATTAGCCGGAATTATTTTAGGAGTATCATTTGGAATTTTATTATTAACTTCATTTGGTTTTACTTTTATTCGTCGGTTAATGTATAAACAACGACAAGTGGTATCTGATGTTAATGGTGATGTTAATGATCGGATTAATGCAATTAGATTAATTAAAGCAACAGGAACAAATGAATATGAAAAAGAACGCTTTAATAAAGTTCATAAAGAATATTATAAAGTAAGTATGCGTGCTATTAAAGTTCAATCGATTATAATTGCTTTTGTTATAACAACCTTAACTAGTATGAACACAATTGCATTAATTGTTGGAATTATTTTTGTTAACAACAATCGATTAGACCCGACTGTGATGTTATCAATTACAATGAGTATTAATTCCTTAATTTTTCCAATTATTCAAGTTGTCCGATTACTAGCTAATTTAGCAGCGGCATCAACATCAGCAACTCGTGTTGCCGAAATTTTTAACCAAGTTCCTAACATTAATATTAATCCAACCACACCACCATTAAAAGAGATTAGTGGGGATATTATCTTTGACAAAGTTTGATTTAAATATGATTCAGCGGATGAAGATGAACCATATATTTTAGAAAACTTTAATTTTCATTTTCAACAAGGAAAAAGTTATGCTTTTGTTGGAGAAACAGGTGTTGGAAAATCAACGATTTCAAAATTGTTATTACGATATTATGACCCAACAAAAGGGAATATTTATGTTAATAATGATAAAAATTTAAAAACAATTAATTTAAAATCATATTTAGACCACGTTGGTTATGTTGAACAAGAACCACAAATTATTTATGGAACTTTTTATGATAATATTCGCTATGGAACTTTTATGGCAACAGATGCTGAATGTGAAGCAGCGGCAAAAAAAGCAGAGTTATATAATTTTATTATTGATTTACCAGAAGGGTTTAATACCTTACTAGGAGAGCGTGGTTTTATTTTATCAGGAGGGCAAAAGCAACGATTAGTAATTGCGCGAATGTTTTTACGAAATCCTGAAATTTTAATTCTTGATGAAGCAACAAGTGCATTAGATAATATTGTTGAAAAAGAAATTCAAGCGGAATTAGATAAACTAATGAAAGGCAGAACAACAATTATTATTGCGCACCGTTTAAGTACAATTAAAAATGTTGATCAAATTTTAGTTTTAGAAAAAGGAAATGGTGTTGTTCAAAGCGGAACTTTTGATGAATTAAAAAAAGTTGAAGGACGTTTTAAACGATTATACGAGGCCGGTTTAATGACATAA
- a CDS encoding MarR family transcriptional regulator translates to MQSENETCGGLLFRYLGFINKAFSQQIENELQKQGYYDFQISNIWLLILIERFPDYTMNELAQVVNQSRANITIVSKKLVQKGYVVKNRPENNKKIIYLTLTEKWWQLKPIVFNLVNQLDQRIMQILSKPRYETLLADLGSIVELLKKEMTTSVK, encoded by the coding sequence ATGCAATCAGAAAATGAAACATGTGGTGGATTGCTTTTTCGTTATTTGGGTTTTATTAATAAAGCATTTTCACAACAAATTGAAAATGAACTACAAAAACAAGGTTATTATGATTTTCAAATTTCTAATATTTGGTTATTAATTTTAATTGAACGGTTTCCTGATTATACAATGAATGAATTAGCACAAGTTGTTAATCAATCACGGGCAAATATTACGATTGTTTCAAAAAAATTAGTTCAAAAGGGTTATGTTGTGAAAAATCGTCCGGAAAATAATAAAAAAATTATTTATTTAACCTTAACTGAAAAATGATGACAATTAAAACCAATTGTTTTTAATTTAGTAAATCAATTAGACCAACGCATTATGCAAATTTTATCAAAACCTCGATATGAAACTTTACTAGCTGATTTAGGAAGTATAGTTGAGTTGTTAAAAAAAGAAATGACTACATCAGTTAAATAA
- a CDS encoding hymolysin-related protein: MAVLLPIMIILLIFSSFFSASETAITSINVIRLKQMAKKNVSKRKKRATNKTIRRAKQVYKLVKDYDRTLATILIANTLINTALATIGTLFFASLIVNAETATWVATGVIGLTVLIFGELLPKTIAKAFPEKFSIFSAYILWIWKILFYPFTWLLTLHKQKNGVLTTENELLELISTIESEGVLEKNEKELIESAITFDEKTIGSIMTAKEKVKTIYSNISWRELQRFYKQERFTRIPVLAPETEKVIGILNIKDVFIAVIDHQEVDIKSLVSEPIFFSRYLKLDDALELFQQEQVHIAVVSTNEDSNNFLGIVTMEDILEELVGEIYDEDDETGQVKEIGHHMLWIHGSTSIKKVFQKYLHLAAPPESTGKTLYQWFVKETGYDLTKPENKIKEFVYQNYAFRVNDEKKSKLTAKNIIFEIEFLTNNNPIHDLER; encoded by the coding sequence TTGGCTGTGTTACTTCCAATAATGATTATTTTATTAATTTTTTCAAGTTTTTTTTCAGCTTCAGAAACAGCTATTACCTCAATTAATGTTATTCGTTTAAAACAAATGGCAAAAAAGAATGTTAGCAAACGGAAAAAAAGAGCAACAAATAAAACAATTCGTCGTGCGAAACAAGTTTATAAATTGGTAAAAGATTATGACCGTACTTTAGCAACGATTTTAATTGCGAATACTTTAATTAATACGGCCTTAGCAACAATTGGAACTTTATTTTTTGCATCTTTAATTGTTAATGCCGAAACAGCAACATGAGTAGCGACAGGAGTTATTGGTTTAACTGTTTTAATTTTTGGTGAATTATTACCAAAAACAATTGCTAAAGCTTTTCCGGAAAAGTTTTCAATTTTTTCAGCCTATATCTTATGAATTTGAAAAATTTTGTTTTATCCTTTTACTTGATTACTAACCCTTCATAAACAAAAAAATGGTGTTTTAACCACAGAAAATGAATTATTAGAATTAATTTCAACAATTGAATCCGAAGGTGTTTTAGAAAAAAATGAAAAAGAACTAATTGAATCAGCAATCACTTTTGATGAAAAAACAATTGGTTCAATTATGACAGCAAAAGAAAAAGTTAAAACAATTTATAGTAATATATCATGGCGAGAATTACAGCGGTTTTATAAACAAGAACGTTTTACTCGCATTCCAGTCTTAGCTCCGGAAACTGAAAAAGTAATTGGAATTTTAAACATTAAAGATGTTTTTATTGCCGTTATTGATCATCAAGAAGTTGATATCAAAAGTTTAGTTTCTGAACCAATTTTTTTCTCCCGCTATTTAAAATTAGATGATGCCTTAGAATTATTTCAACAAGAGCAAGTCCATATAGCAGTTGTTAGTACCAATGAAGACAGTAATAATTTTCTTGGAATTGTTACAATGGAAGATATTTTAGAAGAATTAGTTGGTGAAATTTATGATGAAGATGATGAAACTGGTCAAGTAAAAGAAATTGGTCACCATATGCTTTGAATTCATGGTAGTACTTCGATTAAAAAAGTATTTCAAAAATATCTGCATTTAGCAGCACCACCAGAAAGCACTGGCAAAACGTTATACCAATGATTTGTCAAGGAAACAGGATATGATTTAACAAAACCAGAAAATAAAATTAAAGAATTTGTTTATCAAAACTATGCTTTTCGGGTAAACGATGAGAAAAAAAGCAAATTAACTGCCAAAAATATTATTTTTGAAATTGAATTTTTAACTAATAATAATCCAATTCATGATTTAGAACGTTAA
- a CDS encoding putative lipoprotein yields the protein MKKLLSTMAAMILTATTATTTIACSDKNMAYYNQFMNGINNKESFIFMVSAKNCIHCQNTTDTTIPDLYNKNGYGNDKYDKYLAGGFGTQYALNTYPISSDEQEKIKNTRLIVTDNIKDYNGIWKEKWAKNIADWIVTQERNAHKINGEIDKTITADSLGLTGTPTYVYIKNGNYVGFETGEVGNLETGANSDLWMNRFIKHMVLEDWDTDHNKSE from the coding sequence ATGAAAAAACTGCTAAGTACAATGGCAGCAATGATACTCACAGCAACAACAGCAACAACCACGATAGCTTGTTCAGACAAAAATATGGCTTATTATAACCAATTTATGAATGGTATAAACAATAAAGAAAGCTTTATTTTTATGGTTTCAGCAAAAAATTGCATTCATTGTCAAAACACAACGGATACAACAATTCCAGATTTATATAATAAAAATGGCTATGGTAATGATAAATATGATAAGTATTTAGCAGGTGGTTTTGGTACACAATATGCTTTAAATACATATCCTATTAGTTCTGATGAACAAGAAAAAATTAAAAACACGCGTTTAATTGTTACTGACAACATTAAAGATTATAATGGTATTTGAAAAGAAAAATGAGCAAAAAATATTGCTGATTGAATTGTAACACAAGAACGAAATGCTCATAAAATTAATGGGGAAATTGATAAAACAATTACTGCTGATTCATTAGGTTTAACTGGAACACCAACTTATGTTTATATTAAAAATGGAAATTATGTTGGGTTTGAAACTGGTGAAGTTGGAAACTTAGAAACAGGGGCCAATTCTGACTTATGAATGAATCGTTTTATTAAACATATGGTTTTAGAAGATTGAGATACTGATCATAATAAATCAGAATAA
- a CDS encoding putative RpiR family transcriptional regulator, which produces MQLKTNILEKLEEIINRNDDTVNGIIAQTILNFAKVSNENFIINDVAETSHTSVSSVTKFCKSLGFTGWKEFYIFFRYELDNLKKLNQFYRLNPSKNTVTDLVSNHSAMMTKLLNENLSSILELKTMLKTTKKIYLIGEHTHLDLLTNFYHQLLGIGFDVSVTTHEFIAKKFLERLTDENIVIWIIIDTDQTYLFNVLKHTDKTLPLNNIKFILKENSPIIETNLTTKAPIIINDRRKMYTHQIIYNHLFIIFNAILTMIN; this is translated from the coding sequence ATGCAATTAAAAACTAATATTCTTGAGAAGTTAGAAGAAATTATTAATCGTAATGATGATACTGTTAATGGTATTATTGCACAAACTATTTTAAATTTTGCTAAAGTATCAAATGAGAATTTTATCATTAATGATGTTGCAGAAACATCACATACAAGTGTTTCATCGGTGACAAAGTTTTGTAAAAGTTTAGGTTTTACAGGCTGAAAAGAATTTTATATTTTTTTTCGTTATGAATTAGATAATTTAAAAAAACTTAATCAGTTTTATCGTCTTAATCCATCAAAAAATACCGTTACTGACTTAGTATCAAACCATAGTGCAATGATGACAAAATTATTAAATGAAAATTTATCATCAATTTTAGAATTAAAAACAATGCTAAAAACAACAAAAAAAATTTATTTAATTGGTGAACATACACATTTGGATTTATTAACTAATTTTTATCATCAATTGTTGGGAATTGGTTTTGATGTAAGTGTAACAACACACGAATTTATTGCTAAGAAATTTTTAGAACGATTAACAGATGAAAATATTGTAATTTGAATTATTATTGATACAGATCAAACTTATTTATTTAATGTTTTAAAACATACTGATAAAACCTTGCCATTAAATAATATTAAATTTATTTTAAAAGAGAATTCACCGATTATAGAAACTAATTTAACAACAAAAGCACCAATTATTATTAATGATCGGCGCAAAATGTATACCCACCAAATTATTTACAATCATTTATTTATTATTTTTAATGCAATTTTAACAATGATTAATTAA
- a CDS encoding lactose phosphotransferase system repressor produces MNHVLEYVQKYNISATTARRDLKELENEGIITMSYGGINFLGVHNKTCNINVRASGINFDKKMIIGKKLTNLLEKNDVIFVGAGSTCEIFVTLIDKPIKIVTNSFRILQLAKDNPNVQYNVLFGGKLREKSQAFYGSFCEESLSLIQFSKVIFSANTIDKTGSVFKSNEEEARVELAALARVQVKILLADSTKFDKIGFFKFYDVKDVSYLVTDRPEVIKQYDFNVKVI; encoded by the coding sequence ATGAATCATGTTCTTGAATATGTTCAAAAATATAATATTTCAGCAACAACTGCGCGCCGTGATTTAAAAGAACTTGAAAATGAAGGGATTATTACGATGTCTTATGGCGGTATTAATTTTTTGGGAGTTCATAATAAAACATGTAACATTAATGTTCGAGCAAGTGGTATTAATTTTGATAAAAAAATGATTATCGGAAAAAAGTTAACAAATTTGTTAGAAAAAAATGATGTTATTTTTGTCGGAGCAGGATCAACTTGTGAAATTTTTGTTACTTTAATTGATAAACCCATAAAAATTGTCACTAATTCATTTCGAATTTTACAATTGGCAAAAGATAATCCTAATGTTCAATATAATGTCTTATTTGGAGGCAAATTACGAGAAAAATCACAAGCTTTTTATGGTTCGTTTTGTGAAGAAAGTTTATCATTAATTCAATTTTCAAAAGTTATTTTTTCAGCAAATACAATTGATAAAACTGGAAGTGTGTTCAAAAGTAATGAGGAAGAAGCACGGGTTGAATTAGCAGCCTTAGCCCGGGTTCAAGTTAAAATTTTGTTAGCTGATAGTACGAAATTTGATAAAATTGGATTTTTTAAATTTTATGACGTTAAAGATGTTTCATATTTAGTAACTGACAGACCGGAAGTTATTAAACAATATGATTTTAATGTTAAAGTAATATAA
- a CDS encoding excinuclease ABC subunit C: MSEKLSLKEQVEILPAKPGCYLFYNNYHQVLYVGKAKNLRSRVSSYFNKVYNYKTTRLVQEIVRLETIITKTEKEALILEHNLIKQYKPKYNILLNDDKHYPYIVITKEKDPQYLYVRNVHQKYARYYGPFPEGSHAREIIKVLERLYPLRRCKGNLGKPCLYYHINQCSGACFKTVSPDYYIKMIKKVHSFFKGNFTETKKLLEKRMLQAADNFQFEEAHKLKLLIRNLDWTLSSQTVEMLNQNDDLDVISLYQTAEHLVLTTLFYRAGKLSYKDYEYYHLDFAEDCQELYRLYLQNIYQKNILPTKIIVNEIIALPELNLLFDNRVFHPKTPIEKTIMKLATENSYESYVQYQTTAQRELNNAEVLKELQMLLDLSELPYLIEMIDIANINNEFVTGGVIVYKNGRPSRNDYRKYNLEIPDQDDTHRIAAVVTRRYQKVIQEEQALPNLIIMDGGIQQVNACLKELAKLDLAIPVIGLVKNNQHKTDHLLNLKKEKIYLDKSSRLFLFLTRMQDDVHHFAITSFRRRQTKALTTSILETIPGFGKQRIKLLNHHFESIGAIKKASDAELYQVLHSKKLIENLRKFLEHFGK, from the coding sequence ATGTCAGAAAAATTATCGTTAAAAGAACAAGTTGAAATTTTACCAGCTAAACCAGGGTGTTATTTATTTTACAATAATTATCATCAAGTATTATATGTTGGAAAAGCAAAAAACTTACGAAGTCGGGTTAGTTCTTATTTTAACAAAGTTTATAATTATAAAACAACTCGTTTAGTTCAGGAAATTGTTCGTTTAGAAACAATTATTACAAAAACTGAAAAAGAAGCATTAATTTTAGAACATAACTTAATTAAACAGTATAAACCAAAGTATAATATTTTGTTAAATGATGATAAACATTATCCTTATATTGTAATTACAAAAGAAAAAGATCCTCAATACTTATATGTTCGTAATGTTCACCAAAAGTATGCCCGTTATTATGGACCATTCCCTGAGGGAAGTCATGCGCGGGAAATTATTAAAGTTTTAGAACGATTATATCCGTTACGTCGTTGTAAAGGAAATCTTGGAAAACCTTGCCTTTATTATCATATTAATCAATGTTCAGGTGCTTGTTTTAAAACAGTATCTCCGGACTATTACATAAAAATGATTAAAAAAGTTCATAGTTTTTTTAAAGGTAATTTTACTGAAACAAAAAAACTGTTAGAAAAACGAATGTTGCAAGCAGCAGATAATTTTCAATTTGAAGAAGCACATAAATTAAAACTTTTAATTCGAAATTTAGATTGAACTTTGTCATCACAAACAGTTGAAATGTTAAATCAAAATGATGATTTAGACGTGATTAGTTTGTATCAAACTGCTGAACATTTAGTTTTAACAACTTTATTTTATCGTGCTGGAAAATTAAGTTATAAAGATTATGAATATTACCATCTTGATTTTGCCGAAGATTGCCAAGAATTATATCGCTTATACTTACAAAATATTTATCAAAAAAATATTTTGCCAACAAAAATAATTGTTAATGAGATAATTGCATTGCCAGAATTAAATTTGTTATTTGATAATCGTGTTTTTCATCCTAAAACACCAATTGAAAAAACAATTATGAAATTGGCGACTGAAAATAGTTATGAATCTTATGTACAATATCAGACAACTGCTCAACGAGAATTAAATAATGCTGAAGTTTTAAAAGAATTACAAATGCTTTTAGATTTATCCGAATTGCCATATTTAATTGAGATGATTGATATTGCTAATATTAATAATGAATTTGTGACTGGTGGTGTTATTGTTTATAAAAATGGTCGACCATCACGAAATGATTATCGTAAATATAATTTAGAAATTCCGGATCAAGATGATACGCATCGTATTGCAGCTGTTGTTACGCGTCGTTATCAAAAAGTTATTCAAGAAGAACAAGCCCTTCCTAATTTAATTATTATGGATGGTGGGATTCAACAAGTAAATGCTTGTTTAAAAGAACTAGCAAAATTAGATTTAGCAATTCCCGTGATTGGGTTAGTTAAAAATAATCAACATAAAACTGATCATTTGCTTAATTTGAAAAAAGAAAAAATATATTTGGATAAAAGTAGTCGTTTATTTTTATTTTTAACAAGAATGCAAGATGATGTTCATCATTTTGCAATTACTAGTTTTCGTCGTCGGCAAACAAAAGCTTTGACAACAAGTATTTTAGAAACAATCCCAGGATTTGGTAAACAACGAATTAAATTATTAAATCACCATTTTGAAAGTATTGGTGCGATTAAAAAAGCAAGTGATGCTGAATTATATCAAGTATTGCATAGTAAAAAACTTATTGAAAATTTAAGAAAATTTTTGGAACATTTTGGTAAATAA
- a CDS encoding 50S ribosomal protein L20 has product MARVKGGSTTRKRRKKIIKEAKGYFGTKSTHYKKAKEQVMKSWAYAFRDRKQRKRDFRSLWIQRINAAVREHDMSYSQFMNGLNKTNIEVNRKMLSELAIHNPSEFKVLVEKSKQALKN; this is encoded by the coding sequence ATGGCAAGAGTTAAAGGCGGATCAACAACAAGAAAACGTCGTAAAAAAATTATTAAAGAAGCAAAAGGATATTTTGGAACAAAATCAACGCATTACAAAAAAGCAAAAGAACAAGTAATGAAATCATGAGCATATGCCTTTCGTGATCGTAAACAACGTAAAAGAGATTTTCGTTCATTATGAATTCAAAGAATTAATGCTGCAGTACGTGAACATGATATGTCATATTCACAATTTATGAATGGTTTAAATAAAACTAACATTGAAGTAAATCGTAAAATGTTATCAGAATTAGCAATTCATAATCCAAGTGAATTTAAAGTATTAGTAGAAAAATCAAAACAAGCGTTAAAAAATTAA